CGTAGTTCGGGCGACGGTCATCGCCCCAGTCGAAGGACTCGTCGACGACGACGGAGAGCATCGTGTCGTGGACAGAGTCGTCGTGATTCGGTTGCGCTGGGTCGTTGAAGTTGTAGGAAAAGACCGAATTGGAATTGTTGATCTGCCCTTCAATTGCTTTCGCATAAGGGTCGAGCAGGAGTTTGGACGGGTCGCATCGATGTCCCTCGTCTGGCGCGTAGGGACCGTGGATGCGGTAGCCATAGCGCTGTCCGGGCCCTATGCCGGGCAGGTAGGCGTGCCACTGGTCATAATCGACCTCAGTGAGTTCAACTGTGGTTTCGTGACGATCCTCGTCAAGGAGACACAATTCAATGCGGTCCGCGATAGATGAATAAACTGCGAAATTTGTTCCATTGCCGTCATACATTGCGCCCAGCGGGTAGGCATGTCCTGGCCAAATATCCATACTCTTAGATTGCCATGAAACCTCGAAAAGAGTGCGCTGAGCGTGGAAAATTGTGAAGCTGGTCGCGAAAATTCCTGCCCGAAGGTGGCGAAAAGTCGCGGAAAATGGCGGAATTTCGACATTTTCCGGTGAGTTTTCGATGCCGGAGCGAGTCGTGCCTAAGTCCTCAGGATTTCCCCAACCGGGCCAGAACCTGTTAAGCTTCCCTGCGTCGCTTGATTGACAAGCGCATCGCGGATGTGGCTCAGTTGGTAGAGCATCACCTTGCCAAGGTGAGGGTCGCGGGTTCGAGTCCCGTCATCCGCTCGGGCGATTGGCGCAGCGGGAGCGCGCTTCCCTGACACGGAAGAGGTCACTGGTTCGATCCCAGTATCGCCCACTGAGTATTCATACGCATGCGGATGTGGCTCAGTTGGTAGAGCATCACCTTGCCAAGGTGAGGGTCGCGGGTTCGAGTCCCGTCATCCGCTCGGTCTGAGATGACTTGGTGGGTTGGCCGAGAGGCGAGGCAGCGGCCTGCAAAGCCGTATACACCGGTTCGAATCCGGTACCCACCTCGGGCGATTGGCGCAGGGGTAGCGCGCTTCCTTCACACGGAAGAGGTCACTGGTTCGATCCCAGTATCGCCCACCATTTGTTTTATGTGCCTTAGACTTCAAGAGACCCTTTAGTCAATAGTTGAAGTCGAAAGGCCATAGGCGATGACGCTAATCGGATTTTTGATTGGCTTGGCTGTCACAGTTGTAGTGGCATGGCTGATCATTAAGAAACACCATCCACAAACAGTATTGATCCTTGCAGGATTGTTGCTTCTTTTCATTTCACTCCCTCTGTCTGAAGAGCCGCTGATGGACAGCGAGAAAACCACGGGGAATATGGTTCTTGACGTCGTGGATTTCTTACGCGACACATTTGCCTCCACATCTGCCAGTCTTGGACTCATCATCATGGCTGTGGGCGGATTCTCTCTGATAATGGAAAAAGTCGGTGCCAGCGCAATGCTGGTGCACCTCGCTATGAAGCCGCTGTCGCGGATCCGTAGGCCATACATTTTCCTTGGAATCGCGTATATTTTCGGACAGTGCCTCGGAATGATCATTCCGTCTGCATCTGGCTTGGCAATGCTGCTTATGGTGACTTTGTATCCCCTTCTGCGTTCCTTGAGGATTTCGCGTCTGAGCGCGGCAGCATTGATTGCGACAACCTCCTGCCTGGATCTCGGGCCAGCGTCGTCGAACTCCAATTTGTCGGCCGAGGTGTCCTCCATGACCGTTCAGAAATACTTCATCGACTATCAGGGGCCTGTGGCAATTGTGACGATGGCAGTGATTGCCATCAGCCACATGCTGATTCAGCGTCATTTCGACAAGAAAGCCGGAACGCTGCCGGAAATGAATCCGCCCTCGAATCTCGAACAGGAAGCATCAGGAGCCTCACCGGATACAGGCAGTGTAAAAACCGAGCTCAAGACCCCCGTCTACTATGCAGTTCTGCCGCTCATACCGCTCGTCTTACTCATTGTTTTTTCGGAATATCTCATCTCCTCCGTCAAGATGAATGTTGCGACGTCAATGCTGACATCAATGTTGGTGGTCCTGATCATCGAAATGATCAGATATCGCTCATTCAGCAGAGCCAGCGAAATCATGAAAGTGTTCTTTCAAGGAATGGGGAAGCAGTTCGTTGCAATTGCCACGCTTATCGTCGCAGGACAGATGTTCGCCGCAGGCCTCACGCAAATCGGATTCATCAAGTTCATTGTCGATGGAGCGTTCAATTTGCACCTGGGCGTTGTCGTCATGACAGTGCTCATGACACTGATAATCCTGTTGACTGCACTCCTTACCGGGTCGGGAAACGCAGCATGGTTCGCTTTTGCACCCCTGGCTCCTCAGGTGGCGCAGCCCCTTGGCCAGCCTGCTGTAGCAATAGCTCTGCCGATGGAGCTGTCGGCGGGCATCGGACGTTCAATGTCGCCGATCTCCGGTGTATTGATCGCGGTGTCGGGTCTGGCGGAAGTCAATCCCGTCGACCTGGCAAAACGCACAATTCCTGTGATGGCGGCGGCGTACATCACGCAGATCACCACATCCTTTATCTGGCTGTATCTGATTCACTGAGAAAGGAGAAGACCATGTTTGACACCATCGTCGCACGCTCCAATGAGATCGCTGACGACCTCATCGCTGTACGTCGTGACCTTCATCAGCATCCGGAACTAGGGTGGGAAGAATTCAGAACCACCAGTATTGTCGTTCAGCGACTTCGCGAGCTGGGTTACATCGTTCGTGTGGGTAAAGAAGTGTGCGAAGAGTCTGCCCGTATGGGAGTGCCTCCCGCAGAGGAACTCGAATCGGCTTACCAGAGAGCGCTGCAGGAAGGTGCACCGGAGGAACTTCTTGAAGCCATGAAAGGCGGTTTTACCGGAGCCGTCGGCATCCTTGAGAACGGTGACGGCCCGGTTGTGGGAATGCGCTTTGACATCGATGCGCTTCCGCTGGCAGAAACGACGGATCCAGAGCATTTCCCGAACAGGGAAGGCTTTCAATCCGTGCATGCCAACACGATGCACGCATGCGGACACGATTGCCACACGAGCATCGGCCTGGGAGTTGCGCAGCTGATGATGGAAATGCGCGATCAATGGTCAGGTACCCTCAAGTTAGTCTTTCAGCCAGCTGAAGAAGGCGTGCGTGGAGCAAAATCCATCGTCGCGCACGGACACCTTGATGATGTAACTGTCATGCTCGGTTCTCATGTGACAGCATCGAACCAATGCAACGAGTTTGATATATACGCGGGCGCAGGCGGATCACTGGCCACAACGAAACTGGACGTGACTTACACCGGTTTGGCGTCTCACGCTGCAGGAGCTCCGGAAAAAGGCAGGAACGTGATGCCTGCTGTTGCTACAGCGATCCTCAACCTGTATGCGCTTCCGCGAAATTCACAGGGAGAAACGCGCGTGAACGTGGGTGTTGTCCACGCTGGATCGGGCCGTAACATCATTGCCAACAATGCCACTATGCTGGTGGAAATTCGTGGCGCCAACACTCAGATCAATGCGTATATGGAGGAATATGCCCGACGGATTCTTGAAGATGCCGGGCACATGCATGGAGTCGAATGCGAGATCACGAAAACAGGAGAAGCAATTTCACTCGAGTCCTCTCCAGAGCTGATGGAGCGCATCGATCGGGTAGCCGAACAAGTTGAGGTGCGCCCCGCTTCGCCCAACCGACTGATTTCACCTGGATCGGAAGACTATTCGTTCATGATGGATCGGGTACAGT
The sequence above is a segment of the Schaalia radingae genome. Coding sequences within it:
- the dcuC gene encoding C4-dicarboxylate transporter DcuC, with product MTLIGFLIGLAVTVVVAWLIIKKHHPQTVLILAGLLLLFISLPLSEEPLMDSEKTTGNMVLDVVDFLRDTFASTSASLGLIIMAVGGFSLIMEKVGASAMLVHLAMKPLSRIRRPYIFLGIAYIFGQCLGMIIPSASGLAMLLMVTLYPLLRSLRISRLSAAALIATTSCLDLGPASSNSNLSAEVSSMTVQKYFIDYQGPVAIVTMAVIAISHMLIQRHFDKKAGTLPEMNPPSNLEQEASGASPDTGSVKTELKTPVYYAVLPLIPLVLLIVFSEYLISSVKMNVATSMLTSMLVVLIIEMIRYRSFSRASEIMKVFFQGMGKQFVAIATLIVAGQMFAAGLTQIGFIKFIVDGAFNLHLGVVVMTVLMTLIILLTALLTGSGNAAWFAFAPLAPQVAQPLGQPAVAIALPMELSAGIGRSMSPISGVLIAVSGLAEVNPVDLAKRTIPVMAAAYITQITTSFIWLYLIH
- a CDS encoding amidohydrolase; the encoded protein is MFDTIVARSNEIADDLIAVRRDLHQHPELGWEEFRTTSIVVQRLRELGYIVRVGKEVCEESARMGVPPAEELESAYQRALQEGAPEELLEAMKGGFTGAVGILENGDGPVVGMRFDIDALPLAETTDPEHFPNREGFQSVHANTMHACGHDCHTSIGLGVAQLMMEMRDQWSGTLKLVFQPAEEGVRGAKSIVAHGHLDDVTVMLGSHVTASNQCNEFDIYAGAGGSLATTKLDVTYTGLASHAAGAPEKGRNVMPAVATAILNLYALPRNSQGETRVNVGVVHAGSGRNIIANNATMLVEIRGANTQINAYMEEYARRILEDAGHMHGVECEITKTGEAISLESSPELMERIDRVAEQVEVRPASPNRLISPGSEDYSFMMDRVQSNGGQASFIRILVDSPTAGHTVTFSPNEDAMVRGVRMFVGTALDVMALR